One Rhinoraja longicauda isolate Sanriku21f chromosome 44, sRhiLon1.1, whole genome shotgun sequence DNA segment encodes these proteins:
- the LOC144612307 gene encoding putative G-protein coupled receptor 139 — translation MGKPVILRIREIYYPVIGAIGVPVNLVAIVILSRGKCGLSKCITRYLVGMAAADLLVVISNPLLRRVGESYFPRSFLYITPVCSIAIVLRMTATHVSVWLTVAFTFDRFVVICCEKLKTKYCTERTAGVVITTVSVMSCLVSIPWYFIYRPGEVIDGVPWRCVVTREFSTSAAWAAFDVTDRILTPCIPIFLILLFNVLTAQRILAASRVRRGLRGCSNGENDKDPEMEKRSKSIVLLFSITGSFILLWITQFVYTVYRNIANIQLYTSYSDPNQITEQTSHMLQVLSSCTNTCIYVLTQSQFREEMKKAVKYPLNAIIKIIKR, via the coding sequence TTAActtggtggcgattgtgatcctgtcccgagggaagtgtggcctctccaaatgtatcactcgctacctggtgggaatggcagcggccgatctcctGGTCGTTATCTCTAATCCGTTATTGAGGAGGGTTGGTGAGAGTTACTTTCCGCGATCATTCCTGTACATTACTCCAGTGTGCAGTATCGCCATTGTCTTACGTATGACAGCCACGCATGTTTCCGTCTGGCTGACAGTCgccttcacctttgatcggtttgtggtcatttgttgtgagaagctgaaaactaaatattgcaccgagagAACGGCGGGTGTGGTTATCACGACAGTGAGTGTGATGAGCTGTTTAGTCTCCATCCCTTGGTACTTTATTTACAGACCAGGAGAGGTTATTGATGGTGTCCCGTGGCGTTGTGTCGTCACGCGGGAGTTCAGTACTTCCGCCGCCTGGGCTGCATTTGACGTAACTGACCGCATTTTAACTCCATGCATCCCAATTTTCCTGATTTTGCTGTTCAATGTTCTGACGGCCCAACGTATTTTAGCGGCCAGTAGAGTCCGCAGGGGGCTCCGGGGCTGCAGCAATGGAGAGAATGACAAGGACCCAGAGATGGAGAAACGCAGCAAATCTATCGTTTTACTTTTCAGTATAACCGGCAGTTTTATATTGTTGTGGATAACACAGTTTGTGTACACGGTTTACAGGAATATTGCAAACATTCAGCTTTATACCTCTTACTCTGATCCTAACCAAATCACAGAACAAACATCACATATGCTACAAGTTCTCagttcctgcaccaacacgtgtatttatGTCCTGACACAGTCCCAGTTCAGAGAGGAGATGAAGAAAGCAGTGAAATATCCACTGAATGCAATTATCAAAATAATCAAACGATAG